In Paenibacillus larvae subsp. larvae, the following proteins share a genomic window:
- a CDS encoding ATP-binding cassette domain-containing protein gives MLTICGLKKSYTGLKIFEEIDLEIPKKSIVTLTGKNGIGKTTLLNILGGISEFEGDVLLNEISLKYHFKDYLKLTWLISNDPFLYDYLTVSEMIDFIALLSNNNTCLTTAYKDNMIEYLELTRYKSVFIKNLSLGTKQKLSFIIGFLNNPKLVLIDEPFVNFDKTSMHRILDFIQDYVSQTESIVIFSTHSENKKINNIVTHNIHIHGSDEICFREVSYSI, from the coding sequence ATGCTAACGATTTGTGGCCTAAAAAAAAGCTACACGGGATTAAAGATATTTGAAGAAATTGATCTGGAAATTCCGAAGAAATCCATTGTAACTTTAACAGGGAAAAACGGAATTGGGAAAACTACCCTTCTTAATATTCTGGGCGGAATATCTGAATTTGAAGGAGATGTTCTGTTAAACGAAATCAGTTTAAAATATCATTTTAAGGATTATCTCAAACTAACATGGTTAATCTCTAACGACCCTTTCTTATATGACTATTTAACTGTTTCTGAGATGATTGATTTCATTGCATTGTTATCAAACAATAATACATGTCTGACGACAGCGTATAAAGACAACATGATCGAATACTTGGAGCTTACCCGATACAAATCCGTCTTCATAAAAAATCTGTCATTGGGAACTAAACAAAAACTTTCTTTTATTATTGGTTTTTTAAATAATCCTAAATTAGTCTTGATTGATGAACCTTTTGTTAACTTTGATAAAACATCGATGCATAGAATCCTTGATTTTATACAGGATTACGTTTCCCAAACTGAATCCATCGTTATTTTTTCAACCCATTCAGAAAATAAAAAAATAAATAACATTGTCACCCATAATATTCATATTCATGGGAGCGATGAAATTTGCTTCAGAGAAGTGAGCTATTCTATATGA